GCCGCGGGCGGCTGGCGGCGCGCGGCGCTCTGGACCGCGCCGCTGCTGCTGGCCATGTACGGCCGGCACTGGCTGGTCAAGCTGCAGGCGCTGCCGGCGTTGCATGCGCTGGCCACCACCCTGCTCTACCTGGTGCCGCTGGCCGCCGCCGTCGTGCTGCTCGCGCTGGCGCGCCGTGACTGGCAGGGCGCAGCGCAAGCGCAACCCCAGGCGGTTTGATCTGGCCGCATCGCGGCCCTGCTCATCAACGCCCTGATGAGCACCGTTGCGATATGCATTGATTTGACATTGCTTCGCACGCATTTCCTGTTGCGACAGGCGCACACTGGCCCAGCCGTCAGCACTGGCCCGGCGGCGCCTAAACAGGAGACACAAACATGGCGATGAAGAAAATCCCCACTTGCATCGCGCTTGCGGTGCTTTGCTGCGTGGGCTTGCCGGCCCTGGCGCAAACGACGCCTGCCGCACCGGCCCCGGCGCCCGCGCCGGCCGACGAGCCGGGCTGGGCCAAGGGCCGCCCGAAGAGCAACAACGATGCGATGAAGATGGCCCCCGTGCCGGCATTCCCGATCCCCACCGCGCCGGACAAGCTGCCGACGGCCAAGTTCAAGCTTCCGCCCGGCTTCAAGGTCGAGACCTGGGCGTCAGGCATACTCGATGCGCGCGGGCTGCGCCAGGGTGACAAGGGCAACATCTTCGTGAGTTCGCTGTTCGTCGCCAACAAGGTCTACGTGGTCCCCGAGAAGGGCGACCGCAAGGCCAAGGTGGTGATCGACAACATGCCCTTCGCGACCGGCATCGCCCTGAACAAGGGCAGCCTGTACCTGGCAACGAACACGAAGATCCTGCGCTACGACAACATCGAGGACAACCTCGACAAGCCCGGCGAGCCCAAGGTCCTCTACGACAAGCTGCCCGGCGGCACCGACCACAGCTGGAAGTACCTCCGGATCAAGGGCGACAAGCTGTACTACGCCATCGGCGCGCCTTGCAACATCTGCGATCCCGGCGAATACGCCAAGATCTACCGCATGAACCTGGATGGCAGCAACATCGAGACGATTGCCTCGGGCGTGCGCAACACGGTGGGATTCGACTTCGATCCCAAGACCGGCAACCTCTGGTTCACCGACAACGGGCGCGACTGGTTCAGCGAGGAACTGCCCAACGACGAACTCAATGTGGTGACCAAGCCGGGCCAGCAGCACTTCGGCTATCCGTTCTGCCACCAGGGCAACATCCCCGATCCCGAATTCGGCTGGGGCAAGAAGTGCGCCGACTACGTGAAGCCCGCCGCGTTGCTGGGCCCGCATGCCGGATCGCTGGGCATGACCTTCTACACCGGCAAGATGTTCCCGGCCAAGTACCAGGGGGCGATGTTCATCGCGCGCCATGGTCCCTGGAACCGCACGACCAAGTACGCCGACATCACGGTCGCGTGGCCTGACGGCAAGGGCGGCGCGAAGACCGAGACCTTCATGACCGGCTTCGTCGAGAACAACAACTACCTGGGCCGCCCGGTGGACTTCCTGGTGATGAAGGACGGCTCGCTGCTGGTGAGCGACGACCACGCCGGCGCCATCTACCGCATCACCTACACCGGCGGCAAGTGAGCATGCGACGACGCTGGGCTGCCGCCGTGGCGGCCTGCGTCTCGGTACTGGCGGTGGCGGCCTTGCCGCCACACGCCACAGCGCAGGACAAGGCCCGCAAGGGCGCCGCACCCGCGGCCAGCACCGCTGCCGCCAAGACGCCGGAGAAGGTCGACTACGCGCAGCGCTTCGCGACCACATGCGCTGCCTGCCATGGCGCCAATGGCCGCAGCGACATGGCGGGCACGCCGGTGCTGGCCGGCCAGCCATCGCTGTATGCGATCACCCAGCTGTTCCTGTTCCGCGAAGGCCGGCGCGACAACAAGGACATGACGGCTGTGGCCAAGACGCTGACGGATGACGACATGCGCGGCTTCTCCGACTACATCGGGACCTTGCCCCCGGTGCCCGCCCCGGCTGCGGCCGCGGCGCCCGATGCCGCGCGCATGGCCAGGGGCCGGTCGCTGGCGCAGCAGCACATGTGCGTCAATTGCCACGGCGCCAACCTGGACGGTGGCCAGCAGGTGCCCCGCATCGCCGGACAGAAGGAAGAGTACCTGCAGGCGAGCCTGCGAGGCTTCAAGTCGGGCAACCGCCCGGGCTACACCCAGGCGATGGTGTCGGCTGTGAGCCAGGTGCCGGTCGAGGACCTGGACACCCTGGCGTACTACGCAGCCCGCTTTCCCGGCGGGGGCAAGTAGGCCCGGGGACCCGGAGCTCGACCCCGGCCGGACATTCGCGCAGCGCATATCAGTTAGCACACGCACGAATTGATCTGTCCCCGCGCCTGCGGGACACTGCATCGGTTTCCCGGGCCGGAAGGGGGCCGCACGCATGGAAGTTTCGTTCAGCAAGGAGATCGAATCGCTGCGCCTGGGGGCGGGCCAGGCTTTCCATGGCGAAGGCATCCTGGCCATCACCAAGGCCCTGCTGCAGTCGGGCGTGGCCTATGTCGGCGGCTACCAGGGCGCGCCGGTCTCGCACCTGCTGGACGTCATGGTGCAGGCCCGGCCCTACCTGGATGAGCTGGGCGTGCATGTGGAGGCCTGCGCCAACGAGGCCTCGGCCGCCGCCATGCTGGGCGCCTCCATCCACTACCCGCTGCGCGGCGCCGTCACCTGGAAGTCCATCGTCGGCACCAATGTCGCCTCGGATGCGCTGTCCAACCTGTCGTCGCCGGGGGTGAAGGGCGGCGCGCTGATCGTGGTCGGCGAAGACTACGGCGAGGGCGCTTCCGTGATCCAGGAGCGCACGCACGCCTTCGCGCTCAAGTCCGGCATGTGCCTGCTGGATCCCCGCCCTCACCTGCCGACGATGGTGCGCATGGTCGAGGAAGGCTTCCGGCTGTCCGAGTGCTCGAACATGCCGGCCATCCTGGAGCTGCGCATCCGCGCCTGCCATGTGCGCGGCAGCTTCGTGGCCGGCGACAACCTGGCGCGGCCGGTGTCCACGCGCGCGCTGATGGCCGAGCCCGCGGGCTTCGACTACATGCGGCTGGCGCACCCGCCGGTGACCTTCCGGCAGGAAAAGCTCAAGGGCGAGGAGCGCATCCCGGCAGCGCGCCGCTACATCGCCGAGCACGGCCTCAACGAGCTGATGCCCGGCCGGCGCGAGGACCTGGGGATCATCGTGCAGGGCGGCCTGCACAACGCGCTGATCCGCGCCCTGCAGCAACTCGGTTTGGCCGATGCCTTCGGGGAGTCCGAGATCCCGCTGCTGGTGCTCAACGTCACCTACCCGCTGGTGCCCGAGCAGGTCGCGCAGTTCTGCGTCGGCAAACGCGCGGTGCTGGTGGTGGAAGAAGGCCAGCCCGAATACATCGAGCAGGAGATCGCCACGCAGCTGCGGCGGCGCGACATCCAGACACGGCTGCACGGCAAGGACCTGCTGCCGTCGGGCGGCGAGTACACGGTCGAAGTGCTCGCGCAGGGCCTGCTGGCCTTCCTCCCTCCCCCTCCGGGGGAGGGTGGGGGTGGGGGCGCTTCGGCGTCCGCAGCGCCCCTCACCCCCACCCTCTCCCCGGAGGGGAGAGGGAGTGAATGGCTAGCCGCCTTGAAGGAGCGCCGCGCGGCCGTCGCCGCGCAATTGTCCAAACCACTCCCCGCCCGCCCGCCGGGCTTTTGCATCGGCTGCCCGGAGCGGCCGGTGTTCTCGGCGCTGAAGCTCGCGCAGCAGGAGATGGGGCCGGTCCACATCGCCGCCGACATCGGCTGCCACGCCTTCGGCACCTTCGAGCCGTTTTCCATGGGCCATTCGATCCTGGGCTACGGCATGAGCCTGGCCAGCCGCGCCGGCGTCTCGCCGATGATGCAGCGCCGCACGCTGGCCATCATGGGCGATGGCGGCTTCTGGCACAACGGCCTGCTGACCGGCGTGCAGTCGGCCCTGTTCAACGGCGACGACGCGGTGCTGCTGATCTTCAAGAACGGCTACTCCTCGGCCACCGGCACCCAGGAGCTGATCTCCACGCCCGCCGAGCCCGCCCGGCATGCCGCGCCCGACAAGGGCGCGAGCCTGGTGCACACCAACCAGACCATCGAGACCACGCTGCGCGGCCTGGGCGTGAAGTGGCTGCGCACCGTGCACAGCTACGACGTCGCGCGCATGCGCGCGACCCTGAAAGACGCCTTCACCAGCGACTTCGACGGCCTGAAGGTGATCGTGGCCGAGGGCGAGTGCCAGCTCGAGCGGCAGCGCCGCATCAAGCCCTGGATCGCCGGCCTGCTGAAGAAAGGCGAGCGCGTGGTCCGC
Above is a window of Ramlibacter tataouinensis DNA encoding:
- a CDS encoding PQQ-dependent sugar dehydrogenase, coding for MAMKKIPTCIALAVLCCVGLPALAQTTPAAPAPAPAPADEPGWAKGRPKSNNDAMKMAPVPAFPIPTAPDKLPTAKFKLPPGFKVETWASGILDARGLRQGDKGNIFVSSLFVANKVYVVPEKGDRKAKVVIDNMPFATGIALNKGSLYLATNTKILRYDNIEDNLDKPGEPKVLYDKLPGGTDHSWKYLRIKGDKLYYAIGAPCNICDPGEYAKIYRMNLDGSNIETIASGVRNTVGFDFDPKTGNLWFTDNGRDWFSEELPNDELNVVTKPGQQHFGYPFCHQGNIPDPEFGWGKKCADYVKPAALLGPHAGSLGMTFYTGKMFPAKYQGAMFIARHGPWNRTTKYADITVAWPDGKGGAKTETFMTGFVENNNYLGRPVDFLVMKDGSLLVSDDHAGAIYRITYTGGK
- a CDS encoding c-type cytochrome, with the translated sequence MRRRWAAAVAACVSVLAVAALPPHATAQDKARKGAAPAASTAAAKTPEKVDYAQRFATTCAACHGANGRSDMAGTPVLAGQPSLYAITQLFLFREGRRDNKDMTAVAKTLTDDDMRGFSDYIGTLPPVPAPAAAAAPDAARMARGRSLAQQHMCVNCHGANLDGGQQVPRIAGQKEEYLQASLRGFKSGNRPGYTQAMVSAVSQVPVEDLDTLAYYAARFPGGGK
- a CDS encoding indolepyruvate ferredoxin oxidoreductase subunit alpha gives rise to the protein MEVSFSKEIESLRLGAGQAFHGEGILAITKALLQSGVAYVGGYQGAPVSHLLDVMVQARPYLDELGVHVEACANEASAAAMLGASIHYPLRGAVTWKSIVGTNVASDALSNLSSPGVKGGALIVVGEDYGEGASVIQERTHAFALKSGMCLLDPRPHLPTMVRMVEEGFRLSECSNMPAILELRIRACHVRGSFVAGDNLARPVSTRALMAEPAGFDYMRLAHPPVTFRQEKLKGEERIPAARRYIAEHGLNELMPGRREDLGIIVQGGLHNALIRALQQLGLADAFGESEIPLLVLNVTYPLVPEQVAQFCVGKRAVLVVEEGQPEYIEQEIATQLRRRDIQTRLHGKDLLPSGGEYTVEVLAQGLLAFLPPPPGEGGGGGASASAAPLTPTLSPEGRGSEWLAALKERRAAVAAQLSKPLPARPPGFCIGCPERPVFSALKLAQQEMGPVHIAADIGCHAFGTFEPFSMGHSILGYGMSLASRAGVSPMMQRRTLAIMGDGGFWHNGLLTGVQSALFNGDDAVLLIFKNGYSSATGTQELISTPAEPARHAAPDKGASLVHTNQTIETTLRGLGVKWLRTVHSYDVARMRATLKDAFTSDFDGLKVIVAEGECQLERQRRIKPWIAGLLKKGERVVRVKYGVDEDVCTGDHACIRLSGCPTLTLKDNPDPLKVDPVATVIDGCVGCGLCGENAHAATLCPSFYRAEVVQNPRWHERLLASVRGAVVRLLQPA